In the Leptotrichia sp. oral taxon 212 genome, one interval contains:
- a CDS encoding transketolase — translation MEIKELQKIAKDLRKDIIEMIYGAKSGHPGGSLSIADIMAVLYWNEMNVDSANPKMENRDRFVLSKGHAAPALYATLIEKGYASKDLIPTLRRWHSPLQGHPDMKKLPGVEMSTGSLGQGLSAANGMAISAKIYNNDYRVYAILGDGELQEGQIWEAAMTAAHYKLDNLVAIVDYNNLQIDGKVSDVMDVSPVADKFKAFNWHVIEIDGHNYDEIIKAFAEARTVKGKPTVIVANTVKGKGVSFMENNAGFHGAAPNDEEYKKAMEELQ, via the coding sequence ATGGAAATTAAAGAGTTGCAGAAAATAGCAAAAGACTTAAGAAAAGATATCATTGAAATGATTTACGGAGCTAAATCAGGACATCCAGGAGGATCATTATCAATAGCTGATATTATGGCTGTACTATACTGGAATGAAATGAATGTGGATTCTGCAAATCCAAAAATGGAAAACAGGGACAGATTTGTATTAAGTAAAGGACATGCTGCACCTGCACTTTATGCAACATTAATAGAAAAAGGTTATGCAAGCAAAGACTTGATACCTACTTTGAGAAGATGGCATTCGCCATTGCAGGGACATCCTGATATGAAAAAACTTCCAGGTGTTGAAATGTCAACAGGATCTCTGGGGCAAGGGCTTTCAGCTGCAAATGGGATGGCAATAAGCGCTAAAATATACAATAATGATTACAGAGTATATGCAATATTAGGAGATGGAGAATTACAGGAAGGTCAGATATGGGAAGCGGCAATGACAGCGGCTCACTATAAACTTGATAACTTAGTTGCAATTGTAGATTACAATAATCTTCAGATTGATGGGAAAGTATCTGATGTAATGGATGTTTCTCCAGTTGCAGATAAATTTAAGGCATTTAACTGGCACGTGATAGAAATAGACGGACATAATTATGATGAAATAATAAAAGCTTTTGCTGAAGCCAGAACTGTAAAGGGAAAACCAACAGTAATAGTTGCTAATACTGTAAAAGGTAAGGGAGTTTCTTTCATGGAAAACAATGCAGGATTCCACGGAGCCGCTCCAAATGATGAAGAGTATAAAAAAGCTATGGAAGAATTACAATAG
- a CDS encoding transketolase family protein, whose product MEKKSTRQAYGEALAKLGRENKDVVVLEADLSKSTMTVFFKKEFPERHINVGIAEADMIGTAAGIAATGKIPFASTFAHFAAGRAFDQIRNSVVYPKLNVKICPTHAGISLGEDGGSHQSVEDMALMRSLPGMVVLSPADAVETEKMIFAVAEYEGPVYVRLGRLNIPVLFDENYKFEIGKAHTLTEGNDVAIIATGLMVYEATEAAKLLEKEGIKARVINMSTIKPLDEETVLKAAKECKFIVTSEEHSVVGGLGSAVSEYLSEVHPTKVVKHGIYDVFGQSADGETMLNNYNLRAKDIAELVLKNK is encoded by the coding sequence ATGGAAAAGAAATCAACTAGACAGGCATATGGAGAAGCATTAGCTAAATTAGGAAGAGAAAATAAAGATGTAGTAGTATTGGAAGCGGATTTATCAAAATCAACAATGACAGTATTTTTCAAAAAAGAATTCCCTGAAAGACATATAAATGTAGGTATAGCAGAAGCTGATATGATAGGAACAGCGGCTGGAATAGCGGCAACAGGAAAAATTCCTTTTGCATCAACATTTGCACATTTTGCTGCAGGAAGAGCATTTGACCAGATAAGAAACAGTGTTGTTTATCCTAAATTAAATGTTAAAATATGTCCTACTCATGCAGGAATCTCATTAGGAGAAGATGGAGGGTCACACCAGTCAGTGGAAGATATGGCTTTGATGAGATCATTACCTGGAATGGTTGTATTATCTCCTGCTGATGCTGTTGAAACTGAAAAAATGATTTTTGCAGTTGCAGAATATGAAGGGCCTGTTTATGTAAGATTAGGAAGATTGAACATTCCTGTATTATTTGATGAAAATTATAAGTTTGAAATAGGGAAGGCTCACACTCTTACCGAAGGAAATGATGTTGCCATAATTGCCACAGGACTTATGGTTTACGAAGCAACAGAGGCTGCTAAATTGCTTGAGAAGGAAGGAATAAAAGCAAGAGTAATAAATATGTCCACTATAAAGCCTCTGGATGAAGAGACAGTGTTAAAGGCTGCGAAAGAATGCAAATTTATCGTAACAAGTGAAGAACATTCAGTAGTGGGAGGACTTGGAAGTGCTGTTTCAGAGTACCTGTCAGAAGTACACCCTACAAAAGTTGTAAAGCATGGAATTTATGATGTGTTTGGACAAAGTGCCGATGGAGAAACAATGTTAAATAACTATAACTTAAGAGCAAAAGATATTGCTGAGCTTGTTTTGAAGAATAAATAA